The sequence CGATGCGCTGCGCGCAGTCGCCCGCAAGGTGAGAGAGCATCGCGGGGATCTCATCGGCGTAGCGGCCGCTGAACTCGGCAAAGCCTTCACCGAAACCGATGTCGAGGTATCGGAGGCAGTGGATTTTCTGGAATACTACGCACACAGTGCCGAACGCTGGTATGCACACCCCGGCGTGGAGGTCCAGCCACAGGGAGTGGGAGTGGTGGTTTCCCCTTGGAATTTCCCGATTGCGATCCCGCTGGGGGGTGTGGCTGCTGCACTCGCCGCAGGCAACACGGTTATCCTCAAACCCGCGAGTTCAGCGATCTACTGTGCTCACCAGATCTGTCAGTGTTTCTGGGAGGCTGGCATTTCGCAAAACACGCTTCAGCTGCTGCCCTGTTCGGGATCACTTGCTGGCCAGCACCTGATCTCGAATCCGGATGTCGATTTTGTCATTCTCACGGGCGGAGAGTCCACCGCCCAACAGATGCTGCACACGCGCCCCGACCTGCTGCTTGCCGCCGAAACGGGTGGCAAGGACGCCACCATTGTCACTGCAATGGCGGATCGGGATCAGGCCATCCGCAATGTGATTCACTCCGCCTTCTCCAACTCTGGTCAAAAATGTTCGGCGACTTCCCTGCTCATTCTCGAACGGGAAGTCTATGAAGATGCTGGCTTTCGGGATGCGCTGGTCGACGCTGCCATGAGCTTGAATGTGGGTTCCCCGTGGGACTTCAAAAACCGATTGACGCTGCTCGAATCCGAAGCATCAGGTGCATTGCGCCACGCACTCGACACGCTCGAACCCGAGGAATCCTGGGCACTGCCTCCCTCCTGGGTCGACGATCATGCCCTGAAACTCAAACCCTGCATCAAGTGGGGAGTGAAACAGGGAAGTTTTTGCCACAGGACCGAACTTTTTGGACCCCTGCTCTCCGTCATGTGTGCCGACAACCTGACGCACGCCATCGAACTGGTCAACGCAACGGGTTATGGCCTGACCTCCGGACTGGAATCCCTGGACGAGCGGGAAATTCAACAGTGGAAGCAATGCATCCATGCGGGAAATCTGTATGTCAACCGCAGCACAACCGGAGCCATTGTGCTGCGTCAACCCTTCGGCGGTCTCGGAAAATCCGCAGTGGGTGCCGGTCGCAAGGTCGGTACGCACAACTATCTCAGTCAGTTCATGCGCTTCCGCGACCGGGAATCGACAGCATCCATCCAACCCATATCCAAGGCCGACCAGGACAACACTGATACGTCCGGCATCGCGTTTCTGCAGCCCAACACTTTCCTGCTCGCCCCGTTTTTCCATCCTGGGCAAGTCGACAAGCTGCGCCGTGCGGCAAAGTCTTACGCCGTCGCGCTGCACACCGAGTTCTCCCGCACCCACGATGCGTTTCGCATCCGCGGAGAACACAATGCTTTTCGCTACCTGCCCACCAGGCGCATCTGCATCCGCGCCGAACAGGGATTCGACCCGCTCAACCTGTGGCTGCGCATCCTCGGTGTCGCCACCTCGGGTGTGGATTTTGACGTGCGATTCGAGGGCGAAACCGAGTGGCTCGAACACCTTCGCGGGATGCGAAACCACTTCCCGAAATTGAGTTCGATTGAAGTGACACCCGACGCTCCACTCATCCACTATCTTGCCGAATACTCGCGCCTGCTCTACTGCAACCCTGCAAATATCCCACCTGAAATCTTCGAAGGCGCGTCACGGACATCCATCTTCATCCCCCGACAGCCACCTCTGCTGGACGGGCGACTTGAGTTGTTGCACTCCTACGAGGAGCAGGTGATTTCCCACAGCTATCACCGCTACGGCAATACTGCCGCAGCTGGGAAATGAAACCCTGCCCATGTCCCGAAGGGTAGCAGTACTTCCTGCGCACTCCAGAAATTTGGGTAGCGGGACTTCCTGCGCACTCCACAAATCAAGGTAACGGGAGCTTCCAGCTCGCGAATTTCCCAAAGTAGAGGGAGCTTCCAGCTCGCTCCTTCCCCCATCCTTCCTGCGGCAATCAGGATGCTCATCCCACTTTGGAACTGGCGAGCTGGAAGCTCCCCCTACTTTGTCCGACAGGGGAGCATACGATTTCCAGCCAGATATGCTTGAGCATTCTGCAAACTGAGCTAGGTTTTAATTAATCGATTAATCCCCTTCGACTTGAACATAAACCCTTCGATGAAACAAACTACCCAACTCCTGCTGCTGTCGTGCCTCACCCTAGGCGCGTTCACTGGCAACCTTCACAGTCAGGCACCTTTCACCCTCCAGGAGGGTTACCGAAGTGCTTTCCACATCGGTGTCGCCCTCAATTCGCGCACCTATGTCGAACAAAACGCCCGACTCAATCAAATCGTCAGGGACCACTTCAGTCTGGTGGTCGCCGAAAACGATTTCAAATGGCAGGCGCTGCAACCGCGACAAGATCAGTTCAACTTTAACAATGCCGACGCCATGATGACGCTTGCCGAGTCGCAGGGTAAGCGCGTGCACGGGCACGTGCTCGTGTGGCACTCGCAAACACCCGATTGGGTCTTTCAAAACGCCTCCGGTGGAGACCTCACTCGGGATCAGCTGATCGAGCGCATGCAGACCCACATCCGCACGGTCATGACGCGTTACAAAGGGCGTGTGCAATCCTGGGATGTTGTCAACGAAGCCTTTGAAGACAATGGTTCCCTGCGCAACAGTCCGTGGCGGCGCATCATCGGAGATGACTACCTTGAGATCGCCTTTCGCACAGCGCACGAGGTCGACCCCGATGCCATTCTGGTTTATAACGACTACGGATGGGCCAGCGATGCCAAGCGCCAGGCCATTGTCGCCATGGCCAATGATTTTCGGCAGCGCGGTGTTCCCATTCATGGATTGGGGATACAGGGTCATTGGCAGCTCAACTATCCCAGTCAGGCGAAGGTGGATCAGATCCTCACCGACGCAGCATCCACAGGACTCTGGGTGATGGTCACCGAACTCGATATCGACGTGCTTCCCGCTGCATGGGAATACACTGGGGCGGATATTTCCACCTTGTTTGAATACCAGGAAGAACTCGACCCCTATACGGACGGACTTCCCGGCGGTGTGAGTCTGGAGCAGGCTCAACGCTATCGAAGTGTCTTCGATATTTTTCTCAAACACCAGGCCTCCCTCTACACGATCACATTTTGGGGCGTCACCGACCGGGATTCCTGGTTGAACAACTTTCCAGTACGCGGTCGAACCAACCACCCGATGCTTTTTGACCGGGACGGCAACGCCAAGCCGGCGTTCTTTGAACTGCTTGAGATCGCTCCCGATGCAAAGGCACCCGTCAGCCTGAATACCGATGCCCCACAACTGATCCCCTTGCACCGCTTCCATCGCCGGGCTAACAACAGTCACTTCTTCACCGCCAACCCGGATGAATACCAGACGCTCGCGAGTTTCCCACCGGGAGGGCCTTGGGAGTATCAGGGAGTTTCTCACTACGTAGCTGCAAATCATACCCACATCACCCACCCTGTTTATCGCCTGTTCAATCGCATCTCTGGTGCCCACTTTTACACCGCCAATCGCGAGGAAATGCTCGGTGTGCTGGGTCATCCCGCGCGCATTTTCAGCTATGAAGGCATTGCCTTCTACACCCTGCTGTCACCGGAACCCGGTTCCCAGCCCGTACACCGCTTCTACGCACCACCCACAGGCTCTCACTTTTTCACGATCAGTGAAGCGGAAAAAAACCAACTGCAGGGGTCCATGTCTTCAGACCAGCTCGACTACGATGGCGTCGCCTGGTTTGCCTACCCCTGAGACAATGCGTTGCTCCGCTCTTCAACCATCCCCGATCCAACACACCGGACAACCAGCATCATTCCTTCCTCAACTTCGCCGCACAATTGTATCGTGCGGAAGCGGCATCGGACTCGCATAGTCCAAAATGTAGTGCAACCCACGGCTCTCCCGGCGCTGCATCGCACAGTACACAATCAGCTCCGCCACCTGGATCAGGTTGCGCAGTTCAATCAGTGGAGCGTCCACTTTGAAATTCCAGTAGTAATCATTGATCTCGCGCGCGAGGTTGTGAATGCGGGTGTTCGCACGTTCCAAACGCTTCGTCGTGCGCACAATGCCCACATAGTCCCACATCGCGCGCTTGAGTTCATCCAGACTGTGAGCCAGCACAACGCGTTCATCAGAGTCCTGCACGTTGCCATCGACCCAGGAGGGAACTTCCACAATTGGTAAATCCGATTCCTTCACAAACTGCACCACCCGCTGCGCACCACGATGGGCCATGACCACCGCCTCCAGCAGGGAATTGGAAGCCAGTCGATTGCCGCCATGCAAGCCGGTGCAGGCGACTTCACCACAGGCATACAAGCCTTTGAGCGAGGTTTCAGCGGAAAGGTTGGTGCGAATGCCACCGCAGAGGTAGTGTGCCGCCGGAACCACCGGAATCCAATCCTTCGGAGGTTGCAGGCCAATCTGCTGGCAAGCCGCGAGGATATTCGGAAAACGCGTGCTAAAGGTATCGGTCGAAATCGGCCCACAATCCAGCCACACATGCGAATCCCCGGTCTTTTTCATTTCCGCGTCAATGGCTCGCGCCACGACATCGCGCGGAGCCAGATCGCGCAAAGGATGGTAGTCCTTCATGAAAGCGCGCCCCCGGCGGTCCCGTAGAATCGCACCTTCTCCACGAACGGCTTCGCTCACGAGAAATCGCTCATTGCCCAGGCTGTGAAGCGCCGTCGGGTGAAACTGGATGAACTCCATGTTGCGAATCTCAACGCCCGCACGATAGGCCATGGCGATGCCATCACCCGTCGCAATCGACGGATTTGTCGTGTATTGGTAACAGTACCCAATGCCACCCGTAGCCAGCATGACCACCTTGGCCCGCATGGTGATGACTTCATTGCGCTGCTCGCAATACACGTAGAGACCCGTAACGCGATCCTCCTGCTCCTCACTGGCAAACCCGAACTTGCGCATCTTGCGCAGAGTAATCAAATCAATCGCAATGGCATGCTCGCGAAACTCGATGTTGGGATGGTTGCGCACCGCATTCAGATAGGCCTGCTCAATCGCACGTCCCGTCATGTCCTCCACATGCAGAATGCGTCGTTTCGAATGCCCTCCCTCCTTGCCAAGAGAGACGCGCCCATCGCCCAGCTTGCTGAACTCCACACCCAAACGGCGAATCGCTTCGATGCGTTCGGGCCCATCCCTTACCACCTCTTTCACCACATCCTCGTTACAGAGTCCAGCACCCGCCTGAAGCGTATCTTCAATGTGATGGTCAAACCCGTCTGACTCGGACGTCACGCAGGCGATGCCTCCCTGCGCATAGTTGGTGTTGGATTCATCCCCACCCTTTTTGGTCACCACGCAGGTCTTCAACCCCGCATTCGCCACATCGATCGCAAAGCTTAATCCAGCAATGCCACTGCCCGCCACAATCACATCGTAGTCCATAAACGACTCACCAAACACCAACTTTCCCGCGAGGTCAAAAACGAAGCACTGCCCCCAAGCAGCCAGGTTCTCAATTCACCCCAACAGTAGCGGGAGCTTCCAGCTCGCGCTTCATCTCCAAAATTCGCACCACTCCATAATAACCCATCACAGTGCTTTTTTTCATCCTCCCTCCACACTGCTTCACCGTTACCCCCCTGCCAACACCCATGTTACAAGATCTCCACATTTCCCAATTGGGGTTGTCAGCTTCTCCAACAGAAAGTTCATTCGCAGTCAGATGCACCATCCATTCACCACTTTCTGCCTGCTCACTCAGCTGTTGCTCCCAGTATCTGCCAATATTCTGGCCGAGAAAGGAGATCCGTATTCATCCGACCATGTCACAGCCTTCCGCTTCCGGGCAGACTTTGATATCGAACTCGATGAAGAGCAGGGCTGGGCCGCCCCGGCAAATACGGCGCCCATCCAAGTAGTGGACAGCCCGTTCCGCATTCGCTTTGAAGTGGAAAGTCAGGCACTTGGGAAACGCCGTCAGTACAGCCTGCAATACCAACACAATGGCGGCCCCTGGACCTACCTGGAAGCCCATCATTTTCCCTACCCGTCAGCCGCCAGTCCGGCCATGAGCGTTGTGGGCTGCGAAGCCTTCTTCTACGGTGAAGAAGCCGATGATTTGCTCTCAGGCTCCACACTGTCATCCGCACCGGGTGCAGGCATCACCCTGGCCCCAACCACTCCTGGCTGGACTCCAAACTCTCCCAACGGTGAATCGGTTGAATGGGAGTGGACACTGGTGGTGCGACACTGGTGCGATGGACCCATCCAGGTCCTCAACGGCGACACCTTTGCGCTGCGTCTGGTGGATCAACTTGGACGCCCGCTTGAAGGTCTCCTGCCCTCCTTCAAGGTCGAAGTCCCAGCCTTCCATCTCGGAGGAACTTTTGTGGAAACTCCCGCTCGTATTGGACCGTGGGAGGACTCCAGCGGTGCGCTTTATTTCATCATGGAACCCACCGAAACGCACAATCGCATGATGATGATCAAGTCCACTGACGGCGGTCGGACCTGGTTGGAAATCGATCCGGAACATCGCCCTTCCATCGGCGACCTCGAAGGTGTGGCCTCGATCCTTGCTTCGGACGGAACCCTCCACATTGTGCATCAAACCTCTGATGAGGTCGTTTACCATGCATTCGGAACCCACGACCATGCCGCATTTCCCAACCGCTGGATTGCGAATTCTCAGCTCATCGATACTCCAGAGGAACCTTACATTCAGGTCACCGACGTGACACTGCGTCCCGATGGCAGCCTGGTTACCGTGTATGCGAACGGTGATCGCCTTTCCTTCGCCACCCGCAATCCCGATGGAGGCTGGAATCCTGCCCAGCCAATCGACTCCACCAACCCCTTCGGACTGACGAGTCCCTCCATACTCTGTCGTCCCGATGGAATCGTCGAAATCACCTATAAATGCATGGACGGAACGGCATGGGCGTGCGAACTGTCGCCGGACAATACGCTCAGTCCCGCCCATAAATTTGCGGAACACCTCGGAACAATGGAAACCGAGTCCATGGCCATTCTCCCCCTCATTCACCTCAACGAATCCGGGAAGACGATTGTGATATTCCGCCAGGATGATGGATTTCTCTACCTCAGCCAGAAAGCCATGAACAGCTCATGGAGTGAAGCGGTTCAGGTGTCAGACCGCACCGTGATCAGTGGTCCGGTTGACTCCGATCAGGTCACTGCCGATGTGATCGCCTTCGAGGGAGAGTTGTGGATCGCTTTCATCGCAGAGCACGAC is a genomic window of Puniceicoccaceae bacterium containing:
- a CDS encoding bifunctional proline dehydrogenase/L-glutamate gamma-semialdehyde dehydrogenase; translated protein: MDTNRISESIQLAESWQQLAQQRVSRFDRKFHRKMQKLLEHPQDKVLLMQLMDQCFRSSNSARVARQIQFLLSHHGMAHFFSAMDRFLLRCFQHMGMWAPSISVPLFVRQIREDSRTVVIKGESRAFHQHLSQRRRSNTQCIVNLIGEMVLGETEAQQRLQTYASALEDPQIDYLSIKLSTLYSQMNSLDMEGTVRVLTERLSKLFRVALQHRTQEGRNPFINLDMEEYRDLEITVRVFEATLDQPEFQSLHAGLALQAYLPDSFTWQQQLTQWAMQRVSNGGAPIKIRLVKGANMEMESTEAALRGWPIATFREKLDTDANYRRMLAYALSPEHAAAAHIGTASHNLFEQAWAVTLAKQLGSEAYHSIEMLEGMSESARLAIRDLTQPVLLYAPCAKREQFTNAIAYLVRRLDENTGHDHFIRYSFGLKLGSDAWESQKQAFLAAFERVDRLRTQPFRRQNRLKDPCDSSTGTLSLDGCFRSEADTDFTLPANREWAAQIRQRWKKTTADPINSLPVVVAGVSHFSNRKRHRVKDRSDSFDGIPIAEAALANIEDIALAVNSARSDPDAWRTRSASERCDALRAVARKVREHRGDLIGVAAAELGKAFTETDVEVSEAVDFLEYYAHSAERWYAHPGVEVQPQGVGVVVSPWNFPIAIPLGGVAAALAAGNTVILKPASSAIYCAHQICQCFWEAGISQNTLQLLPCSGSLAGQHLISNPDVDFVILTGGESTAQQMLHTRPDLLLAAETGGKDATIVTAMADRDQAIRNVIHSAFSNSGQKCSATSLLILEREVYEDAGFRDALVDAAMSLNVGSPWDFKNRLTLLESEASGALRHALDTLEPEESWALPPSWVDDHALKLKPCIKWGVKQGSFCHRTELFGPLLSVMCADNLTHAIELVNATGYGLTSGLESLDEREIQQWKQCIHAGNLYVNRSTTGAIVLRQPFGGLGKSAVGAGRKVGTHNYLSQFMRFRDRESTASIQPISKADQDNTDTSGIAFLQPNTFLLAPFFHPGQVDKLRRAAKSYAVALHTEFSRTHDAFRIRGEHNAFRYLPTRRICIRAEQGFDPLNLWLRILGVATSGVDFDVRFEGETEWLEHLRGMRNHFPKLSSIEVTPDAPLIHYLAEYSRLLYCNPANIPPEIFEGASRTSIFIPRQPPLLDGRLELLHSYEEQVISHSYHRYGNTAAAGK
- a CDS encoding endo-1,4-beta-xylanase, with product MKQTTQLLLLSCLTLGAFTGNLHSQAPFTLQEGYRSAFHIGVALNSRTYVEQNARLNQIVRDHFSLVVAENDFKWQALQPRQDQFNFNNADAMMTLAESQGKRVHGHVLVWHSQTPDWVFQNASGGDLTRDQLIERMQTHIRTVMTRYKGRVQSWDVVNEAFEDNGSLRNSPWRRIIGDDYLEIAFRTAHEVDPDAILVYNDYGWASDAKRQAIVAMANDFRQRGVPIHGLGIQGHWQLNYPSQAKVDQILTDAASTGLWVMVTELDIDVLPAAWEYTGADISTLFEYQEELDPYTDGLPGGVSLEQAQRYRSVFDIFLKHQASLYTITFWGVTDRDSWLNNFPVRGRTNHPMLFDRDGNAKPAFFELLEIAPDAKAPVSLNTDAPQLIPLHRFHRRANNSHFFTANPDEYQTLASFPPGGPWEYQGVSHYVAANHTHITHPVYRLFNRISGAHFYTANREEMLGVLGHPARIFSYEGIAFYTLLSPEPGSQPVHRFYAPPTGSHFFTISEAEKNQLQGSMSSDQLDYDGVAWFAYP
- the nadB gene encoding L-aspartate oxidase; the protein is MDYDVIVAGSGIAGLSFAIDVANAGLKTCVVTKKGGDESNTNYAQGGIACVTSESDGFDHHIEDTLQAGAGLCNEDVVKEVVRDGPERIEAIRRLGVEFSKLGDGRVSLGKEGGHSKRRILHVEDMTGRAIEQAYLNAVRNHPNIEFREHAIAIDLITLRKMRKFGFASEEQEDRVTGLYVYCEQRNEVITMRAKVVMLATGGIGYCYQYTTNPSIATGDGIAMAYRAGVEIRNMEFIQFHPTALHSLGNERFLVSEAVRGEGAILRDRRGRAFMKDYHPLRDLAPRDVVARAIDAEMKKTGDSHVWLDCGPISTDTFSTRFPNILAACQQIGLQPPKDWIPVVPAAHYLCGGIRTNLSAETSLKGLYACGEVACTGLHGGNRLASNSLLEAVVMAHRGAQRVVQFVKESDLPIVEVPSWVDGNVQDSDERVVLAHSLDELKRAMWDYVGIVRTTKRLERANTRIHNLAREINDYYWNFKVDAPLIELRNLIQVAELIVYCAMQRRESRGLHYILDYASPMPLPHDTIVRRS